The Deinococcus wulumuqiensis R12 genome has a window encoding:
- a CDS encoding DUF512 domain-containing protein — protein MTAAERQILDEQIFPAPIKTVEAGSPAERAGVRPGDVLLRVNGQSVTDVLAYRHQLERGVVTLEIARPREALQVMTGVPTTAQDHHRLMLKAPPSLDDTFTFTVEWEDPGLDFEEVLFDGIKKCANKCDFCYVHQMPRGFRKSLYIMDDDYRLSFLYGSFVTLTNLTEGDIQRILNENLSPLYVSVHTANQDLRQDMMKWWKLKVKDPQAVQIRSMIERLESIDLYTQIVLVPERNDRENLDETVEYLSSRPNVLSAAVVPIGLTGHRKNLPDVRTFTREEAQDTLKRLNVWRKKFLQERGTRFVFPSDEIYLLAGEPLPSEEEYEGFPMLENGVGMIRDFLTEGLPALPAALPEPRKVILGTGLLFAESLDRAVEPLRQIAGLDIEVRAVENKTFGRITTVAGLLTGRCFRHAVQPGEADLLIVPPTTLRYGTELMLDDVSLSELRNEFRMDVRAGGSTLGELARVILDGAQSSGHQWGMSAHAVKDSGRGGAAPGEALETDVAESGMHGEGVKGRGQA, from the coding sequence ATGACGGCAGCCGAGAGACAGATTCTGGACGAGCAGATTTTCCCTGCGCCCATCAAGACGGTGGAGGCGGGCAGCCCCGCCGAGCGCGCGGGCGTGCGCCCCGGCGACGTGCTGCTGCGCGTCAACGGCCAGAGCGTGACCGACGTGCTGGCCTACCGCCACCAGCTCGAACGCGGGGTGGTGACCCTCGAAATTGCCCGCCCGCGCGAGGCTCTGCAGGTGATGACGGGCGTGCCGACCACCGCGCAGGACCACCACCGCCTGATGTTGAAGGCCCCGCCCTCTCTGGACGACACCTTCACGTTCACGGTGGAATGGGAAGACCCCGGCCTCGACTTCGAGGAAGTGCTGTTCGACGGCATCAAGAAGTGTGCCAACAAGTGCGATTTCTGCTACGTCCACCAGATGCCGCGCGGCTTTCGCAAGAGCCTGTACATCATGGACGACGACTACCGCCTGTCGTTCCTCTACGGCTCCTTCGTCACGCTGACCAACCTCACCGAAGGCGACATCCAGCGCATCCTGAACGAGAACCTCTCGCCGCTGTACGTCTCGGTCCACACGGCGAACCAGGACCTGCGCCAGGACATGATGAAGTGGTGGAAACTGAAGGTCAAAGACCCCCAGGCCGTGCAGATTCGTTCCATGATCGAGCGGCTGGAGTCCATCGACCTCTACACCCAGATCGTGCTGGTGCCCGAGCGCAACGACCGCGAAAACCTCGACGAGACGGTGGAGTACCTGTCGAGCCGCCCCAACGTGCTTTCGGCGGCGGTGGTGCCCATCGGCCTGACCGGGCACCGCAAGAACCTGCCCGACGTGCGCACCTTCACGCGCGAGGAAGCGCAGGACACCCTGAAGCGGCTGAACGTGTGGCGCAAGAAGTTCTTGCAGGAGCGCGGCACCCGTTTCGTGTTTCCGTCCGACGAGATTTATCTGCTGGCGGGTGAGCCGCTGCCCAGCGAGGAAGAATATGAAGGCTTCCCGATGCTGGAAAACGGCGTGGGCATGATTCGGGATTTCCTGACCGAGGGGCTGCCCGCACTGCCCGCCGCGCTGCCGGAGCCGCGCAAGGTGATTCTGGGCACGGGCCTGCTGTTCGCGGAATCTCTGGACCGCGCCGTGGAGCCGCTGCGCCAGATTGCAGGACTGGACATCGAGGTGCGGGCCGTGGAGAACAAGACCTTCGGGCGAATCACGACGGTGGCGGGCCTGCTCACCGGGCGCTGCTTTCGCCACGCCGTACAGCCGGGCGAGGCGGACCTGCTCATCGTGCCGCCGACCACCCTGCGCTACGGCACCGAACTGATGCTGGACGACGTGAGCCTGAGTGAACTGAGAAACGAATTCAGGATGGACGTGCGGGCGGGCGGCTCGACGCTGGGCGAACTGGCCCGCGTGATTCTGGACGGCGCGCAGAGCAGCGGCCACCAGTGGGGCATGTCGGCGCACGCGGTCAAGGATTCGGGGCGCGGCGGCGCGGCTCCCGGCGAGGCGCTGGAAACCGACGTGGCCGAGTCAGGGATGCACGGCGAGGGCGTGAAGGGACGGGGGCAGGCGTAA